CGCCGGGCTGTTGCGGGGCTCGCAGGTCTGCTCGGCCCTGCAGCCGCCTGCGGCGGCTTGGGTCTGGCCTGCGGCCCCCCCTACACATCCCTAGGCCGGGGCCATTTTTTTCAGGCTGCTCTTTACTCCCCAACCCTTTGCCCATGTTTTCACGCCTTTTTTCTGCTCCGCCCTCGGCCTTTTCGGCTGTTAGTACCTTGATTGTCAAAGTGACTTATCGTTGCAATTTAGATTGTTTGTATTGCTATGAGAAAGTAAGCAAAACGGGCCAAGATATGTCTATTGAGCAGTTTAAAGAGCTGGTAGATTTGAGTTTGGGCCAAACTTCTTCTCCTCAACTCACTTTTCTTTTTCATGGGGGCGAGCCTACCCTCTTGCCCATTCCTTGGTATGAGGAGGGCCTAGATTATGCCTTGGCCCAGGCCAAAAAATGGGGAAAAACGGTTCATTTTGCCATGCAAAGCAATTTGGTCCGTCTAAAAGAGGAGTATATTCAGTTATTTCAGCGCTATAAGATAGCCTTGGGGGTCAGTTTGGACCAGCCCGTTTTCCTGCTAGACGACAGCCAGCGAGGAGGCGAGACCAAGGTCTTTAAGAACTTTAAACGCCTACAGGCCGCCAAGGTCAAAGCGGGGGTTTTGGCCACCATCAACAGCAGCAACTACCCCAACTTTTATACCCTTTGCGAATGGCTGTGGAGCGAGGCCAAGCAGCGCTCTTTTAAGGCCAATGTGGTCACGCCAGTGGGGGCTGCCCATGGGCAGCCCCCACTGCAGGCCGAGCAAATTTTTATGGCCCAAAAAGCCATTATTGACTATATGATAGCGACCCAAGGACAGGCCCTCATAGAGAGTAATATTGCCTTGGAGTTGGGGCGTTATTTTGAGCCAGAGCAGGCGCAAAGCACCCTTTGCCATGAAAAAACCTGTGGGGCGGGCCGTTCGGCCTTGGGGATTACGCCAGAGGGGCATTTATTGCCTTGTGGGCGCTTTGCTTGGAACGAGCCTGCTTACTATTTGGGCCATCTTTCTGAGCAGCGGCAAGCCAGCCGAAAAGAGAAAAAGCAATTGGCCCAAAAAATTGCCGACTTTCATGCGCAAAAGCCAGAAAACTGGTACGATTGCGAAAGTTGTCCCGCCCAAAAAGTCTGCGGTTATGGCTGTCAGGCCTTCATTCTCCGCTCTGAGGAGCAAGCCAATCTAGACTGCCTGCCGACCAAAATGCGTTTTGCTTATTATCAGGAAAAAGAAGTGGCTTTAAAGGCTGTTTTTGACAACATCCAAAAGCGGCAGGCGGGTCCCAGTCGCCAATTTCGGATTAAGGACCAAAACGGGCAATGGAAAAGCTACAAACTTTAGGGGCCGAAGAACAGCCTTTAGCCTGAAAAGGGGAGATGAGCGGCCCAGCGCTGCGCAGCGGTGGCCGCAGGCCAGACCCAGCGGGCGAAGCCCGCGCAGGGCCGAGCAGACCTGCGAGCCGCGGAGCATAGCGGCGGCCAGCGAAGCTGGCCGCGGGCCCCAAAACCCACTGATTATAAAAAAATTAAGCTAAGGTTAGCAAGCGTTGCTCCACAGATTTGAGCAGGCCAAAAAGCGACTGAAAATTGTCTAGATAATAATAGACCGACTGCATTTCGTGCTTATGAAAATGGTGTTTCAAAACGCTTTCGAGTACAAAGGGGCGGAACTCACAATTTTGGCCTTTATGGACCTGAATACTTTCGCCGAAAGAGGACAAAATGCCTGCCCCATAAATGGCTTGGCCCTGAGCATTTTTGCAAACGCCAAACTCGATAGTAAACCAATAGAGGCGTTCGAGAGCGGCCACGGCATCGGGCAGATGAGCGACTTGCAGGCCGATGCGGCCGAACTCCTGCATAAAGTCGGCATATTGGGCATTAAAGAGGAGCGGAATGTGGCCAAAAGTATCGTGAAACATATCGGGTTCCTCCAGATAATCGAGTTCCTCCATTTTTCGGAGCCAGGTAGAAGAGGGGAATCGGCGTTGGGCCAGCAGGGCAAAAAACTCCTCTACGGGAATCAGGCCGGGCACCAGCTCGATACTAAAATTCTGTTCTTTTTGGAGCAGGGGCGAAAGCTCTTTAAAATTG
This genomic interval from Saprospira grandis contains the following:
- a CDS encoding radical SAM/SPASM domain-containing protein; the protein is MFSRLFSAPPSAFSAVSTLIVKVTYRCNLDCLYCYEKVSKTGQDMSIEQFKELVDLSLGQTSSPQLTFLFHGGEPTLLPIPWYEEGLDYALAQAKKWGKTVHFAMQSNLVRLKEEYIQLFQRYKIALGVSLDQPVFLLDDSQRGGETKVFKNFKRLQAAKVKAGVLATINSSNYPNFYTLCEWLWSEAKQRSFKANVVTPVGAAHGQPPLQAEQIFMAQKAIIDYMIATQGQALIESNIALELGRYFEPEQAQSTLCHEKTCGAGRSALGITPEGHLLPCGRFAWNEPAYYLGHLSEQRQASRKEKKQLAQKIADFHAQKPENWYDCESCPAQKVCGYGCQAFILRSEEQANLDCLPTKMRFAYYQEKEVALKAVFDNIQKRQAGPSRQFRIKDQNGQWKSYKL
- a CDS encoding phenylalanine 4-monooxygenase; the protein is MMQQNYEAYQAEDQAVWQLLFKRQWENLEDKAVPELWPALKAAQSALNGQAIPNFKELSPLLQKEQNFSIELVPGLIPVEEFFALLAQRRFPSSTWLRKMEELDYLEEPDMFHDTFGHIPLLFNAQYADFMQEFGRIGLQVAHLPDAVAALERLYWFTIEFGVCKNAQGQAIYGAGILSSFGESIQVHKGQNCEFRPFVLESVLKHHFHKHEMQSVYYYLDNFQSLFGLLKSVEQRLLTLA